From one Buchnera aphidicola (Cinara pseudotaxifoliae) genomic stretch:
- a CDS encoding enoyl-ACP reductase FabI: MAFLKNKKILIFGIKNYFSIAWGIAVAMHKQKAKLAFAYHDVRSKKKIEYLAKQVRSEIILKCDLNSDNSIKKLFKNLHKIWGNFDGIVHSIAYVPQVQLNKNYVKIINRKDFLNAHELNSFSLVAIVKEAEIFLNDKSVILTLSYIGAIKYVPYYNIMGIAKASLEANVRYLSVSMGKKNIRVNAISSGPVKTVSAYRIKNFHKTIKKNKNNSPLRANVTTQEIGNVAAFLCSDLSSGITGQIIYVDNGNNIL, from the coding sequence ATGGCTTTTTTAAAAAATAAGAAAATTTTGATTTTTGGTATCAAAAATTATTTTTCTATTGCGTGGGGAATTGCTGTAGCAATGCACAAACAAAAAGCTAAACTAGCTTTTGCGTATCATGATGTAAGATCAAAAAAAAAGATCGAATATTTAGCTAAACAAGTTCGTTCCGAAATTATTTTAAAATGTGATTTAAACTCAGATAATTCAATAAAAAAATTATTTAAAAATTTACATAAAATATGGGGTAATTTTGATGGAATAGTTCATTCTATAGCATATGTTCCTCAAGTGCAGTTAAATAAAAATTATGTCAAGATAATTAATCGCAAAGATTTTCTAAATGCACATGAACTTAATTCTTTTAGCTTAGTAGCAATAGTTAAGGAAGCTGAAATTTTTCTTAATGATAAATCAGTTATTTTAACATTATCATATATTGGAGCTATTAAATATGTTCCGTATTATAATATAATGGGTATAGCGAAAGCTTCATTAGAAGCAAATGTTAGGTATCTATCAGTTTCTATGGGGAAAAAAAACATACGAGTAAATGCAATTTCATCAGGACCTGTAAAAACTGTTTCGGCCTATAGAATAAAAAATTTTCATAAAACTATAAAAAAAAATAAAAATAATTCTCCTTTACGAGCTAATGTAACTACACAAGAAATAGGAAATGTCGCAGCATTTTTATGCTCTGATTTATCCAGTGGAATCACCGGACAGATTATATATGTAGATAATGGAAATAATATTCTATAA
- a CDS encoding exoribonuclease II, which produces MFQNNPILMQLKNQLQKKTLQVEGIVKSTSKGFGFLKVDSQTTYFIPPKNMKKVIHGDRIIGSVQKINNKEIVFPKKLIKPFLKRFIGSVHKHNNSIYIQPRYPYIRDITFHKYKTTIKRSWKNGDWVTAELCQHILNNNHNCFCIKILKFISEKKNPLLPWHVILSKYNLEKKSPKVDFLNFFPQNISNNDRLDLTNLDFITIDNNYTKDIDDAIYVEETNTNHLILTVAIADPTEYILVNTEIDNIAKQRVFTNYLPGLNISMLPKKFSENLCSLQPHVKRPVLACKIVIDSNGKIEMKQTNFFLAWIKSQSKLSYDDVSDWLEKSGKWKPKNKRIEKQILLLNKVYIVRNSWRKKYALLFKNYPEYTFHLSKKWEILDISIDRKRIANKMIEESMISANICAADFLDKKLGFGLYHAHSGFNDFNIKNVVKFLKTYNILYTSEELMTISGFCKLKRSLDILSDEYVNYRIYRFQSFGEICTVPKPHFSLGLSSYATWTSPIRKYSDMINHRLIKSVIKGCKNISPPDSTLISHIVERKRKTRMAVRKIEEWLYTNFFHSINYNNQNYYAYIVDIFGSGINARLLKNGAFIFIPLKYIHNIRNEVICKPEYGVVYIKNKIHYKISDNILVHLLYINNITKKIIATLVK; this is translated from the coding sequence ATGTTTCAAAATAATCCTATACTTATGCAATTAAAAAACCAATTACAAAAAAAAACACTTCAAGTAGAAGGAATTGTAAAAAGTACGTCTAAAGGTTTTGGTTTTTTAAAAGTAGATTCTCAAACAACATATTTTATTCCTCCTAAAAATATGAAAAAAGTTATTCATGGAGATAGGATAATAGGATCTGTTCAAAAAATAAATAACAAAGAAATTGTATTTCCTAAAAAATTAATAAAACCATTTTTAAAAAGATTTATAGGATCTGTGCATAAACATAATAATTCTATTTATATACAACCTAGATATCCATATATACGAGATATAACGTTTCATAAATATAAAACTACTATTAAAAGATCCTGGAAAAATGGTGATTGGGTTACTGCAGAATTATGTCAGCATATTCTGAATAATAACCATAACTGTTTTTGTATCAAAATATTAAAATTTATTTCTGAAAAAAAAAATCCATTATTACCTTGGCATGTTATTTTATCTAAATATAATTTAGAAAAAAAATCACCTAAAGTAGATTTTTTAAATTTTTTTCCACAGAATATTTCTAATAACGATCGTTTAGATTTAACAAATTTAGATTTTATTACTATTGATAATAACTATACAAAAGATATTGATGATGCTATTTATGTTGAAGAAACTAATACAAATCATTTAATTCTTACAGTAGCTATAGCTGATCCTACCGAATATATATTAGTAAATACAGAAATAGATAACATAGCAAAACAACGTGTTTTTACAAATTATTTACCTGGATTAAATATATCGATGTTACCAAAAAAATTTTCTGAAAATCTGTGTTCGCTACAACCTCACGTTAAAAGACCAGTGTTAGCATGTAAAATAGTAATTGATAGTAATGGTAAAATCGAAATGAAGCAAACGAATTTTTTTTTAGCCTGGATTAAATCTCAAAGTAAATTATCGTACGATGATGTATCTGATTGGTTAGAAAAATCAGGAAAATGGAAACCAAAAAATAAAAGAATTGAAAAACAAATACTTTTATTAAACAAAGTATATATTGTTAGAAATAGTTGGAGAAAAAAATATGCTTTGCTATTTAAAAACTATCCTGAATATACATTTCATTTATCTAAAAAATGGGAAATACTAGATATTTCTATAGATAGAAAAAGAATAGCTAACAAGATGATTGAAGAGTCTATGATTTCTGCAAATATTTGCGCTGCTGATTTTTTGGATAAAAAATTGGGTTTTGGTTTATATCATGCACATTCTGGATTTAATGACTTTAACATTAAAAATGTTGTTAAATTTTTAAAAACATATAATATACTATATACATCCGAAGAACTTATGACTATATCTGGTTTTTGTAAATTAAAAAGATCTTTGGATATATTGTCCGATGAATATGTAAATTATAGAATATATCGATTTCAATCTTTTGGAGAAATATGTACAGTTCCTAAACCTCATTTTTCTTTAGGACTATCTTCGTACGCTACTTGGACATCTCCGATAAGAAAATACAGTGACATGATAAATCATAGATTAATTAAATCAGTAATTAAAGGGTGCAAAAATATATCTCCTCCTGATAGCACATTAATATCACATATCGTTGAACGTAAAAGAAAAACACGTATGGCTGTTCGAAAAATAGAAGAATGGTTATACACAAATTTTTTTCATTCAATAAATTATAATAATCAAAATTATTATGCATATATTGTTGACATTTTTGGAAGTGGGATAAATGCTCGTTTACTAAAAAATGGAGCCTTTATATTTATTCCTTTAAAATATATTCATAATATTCGTAACGAAGTAATTTGTAAGCCAGAATATGGGGTTGTTTACATAAAAAATAAAATTCATTATAAAATATCAGATAATATTCTTGTACATTTATTATATATAAATAATATAACAAAAAAAATTATTGCAACTTTAGTAAAATAA
- the mnmA gene encoding tRNA 2-thiouridine(34) synthase MnmA, protein MKKKKVILAMSGGVDSSVSAWLLLKKGYNVEGIFMKNWEENDSSHYCSSKIDLNDAKSVCKKLNIILHTINFSLDYWEKVFSKFILEYKRGYTPNPDILCNKIIKFNICLRFALEQLKADYFATGHYAAIKKKKNEYYLHRAKDLNKDQSYFLYTLQSNILSKIIFPLANIKKSKTRRLAKKIKLSVYQKKDSTGICFVQPKKFKLFLNQYIPYKTGKILTMSGEFLGLHDGHEYYTIGQRKGLKIGGQKSKNTYPWYVVKKNVKLNIIFVVQGAGNPYLLSCGFLTKKIYWINYKLHTFKLKCMVQIRYQSCPIDCIIYINDKCKNTYIMFSKPISCVAPGQSAVFYKHDQCLGGAVIYKSMQYLP, encoded by the coding sequence ATGAAAAAAAAAAAAGTTATTTTAGCTATGTCAGGAGGAGTAGATTCTTCAGTTTCAGCATGGTTATTATTAAAAAAAGGATATAATGTAGAAGGTATATTTATGAAAAATTGGGAAGAAAATGATTCTAGTCATTACTGTTCTTCCAAAATTGATTTAAATGATGCCAAATCTGTATGTAAAAAATTAAATATCATATTGCATACTATTAATTTTTCTTTAGATTATTGGGAAAAAGTGTTCAGTAAATTCATTTTAGAATATAAAAGAGGTTATACTCCAAATCCTGATATATTATGTAATAAGATTATAAAATTTAATATTTGTTTGCGTTTTGCGTTAGAACAACTAAAAGCAGATTATTTTGCGACCGGTCATTATGCTGCAATTAAAAAAAAAAAAAATGAGTACTATTTGCATAGGGCTAAAGACTTAAATAAAGATCAAAGTTATTTTCTGTATACTCTACAATCAAATATTTTATCAAAAATTATTTTTCCTCTTGCAAATATAAAAAAATCAAAAACACGAAGATTGGCAAAAAAAATAAAATTATCTGTATATCAAAAAAAAGATTCTACCGGTATTTGTTTCGTTCAACCTAAAAAATTTAAATTATTCTTGAATCAATATATTCCTTATAAGACAGGAAAAATATTAACAATGTCTGGAGAATTTTTAGGATTACATGATGGTCATGAATATTATACTATTGGTCAAAGAAAAGGATTAAAAATTGGGGGACAAAAAAGTAAAAATACATATCCTTGGTATGTAGTTAAAAAAAATGTAAAATTAAATATTATTTTTGTTGTTCAAGGAGCAGGAAATCCTTATTTATTATCATGTGGATTTTTAACAAAGAAAATTTATTGGATTAATTATAAATTACATACATTTAAATTAAAATGTATGGTACAAATTAGATATCAAAGTTGTCCAATAGATTGCATTATTTATATAAATGATAAATGTAAAAATACATATATTATGTTTTCCAAACCAATCTCATGTGTTGCTCCCGGGCAATCAGCAGTATTTTATAAGCACGATCAATGTTTGGGTGGAGCTGTTATATATAAAAGTATGCAATACTTGCCGTAA
- a CDS encoding MarC family protein codes for MNFLSANMYLYLNFFVTLFILITPINIILMFLSSFYLKNTEQTNQVNILMHLSLSIILCITLFLGSIALNFFNTPLAFVSITEGIMMLFTAWAFLKITISNFFSKHSKHNNFMDTNMQSPYLALITPFLLGIGSIKMVIAWSIHNNSIYNLLGGATVIILFSIICCCICKISLYFSKFINYSIILTMIRIFGFLLLTVSIKSIIYGIHNIFCTPAV; via the coding sequence ATGAACTTTTTAAGCGCTAATATGTATCTTTATTTAAATTTTTTTGTTACCTTGTTTATTTTAATAACTCCAATTAACATAATATTAATGTTTTTGTCTTCTTTTTATTTAAAAAATACCGAACAAACAAATCAAGTAAACATATTAATGCATCTTAGTTTATCTATAATTTTATGTATTACTTTGTTTTTAGGTTCTATAGCTTTAAATTTTTTTAATACACCACTAGCTTTTGTAAGTATTACTGAAGGTATAATGATGTTGTTTACTGCTTGGGCGTTCCTTAAAATTACTATTAGCAATTTTTTTAGTAAACATTCCAAACATAATAATTTTATGGACACAAACATGCAATCACCGTATCTTGCTTTAATTACACCTTTTCTTTTAGGAATAGGATCCATTAAAATGGTTATTGCATGGAGCATACATAATAATAGTATTTATAATTTATTAGGCGGAGCTACTGTTATAATTTTGTTTTCTATAATATGTTGTTGTATATGTAAAATTAGTTTATATTTTTCTAAATTTATAAATTATTCCATTATTTTAACAATGATACGTATTTTTGGTTTTTTGTTACTAACTGTTAGTATAAAATCTATTATCTATGGAATTCATAACATTTTTTGTACACCTGCAGTATAA
- the lipB gene encoding lipoyl(octanoyl) transferase LipB, which produces MKIIIRHLGLCNWLNIEKNMYVFTKNRDKNTIDELWLVEHNPVFTYGISEKKYNISHIHGIPVFNSIRGGKITYHGPGQLTVYLLINLQRKKIKFYKLVQKIEVVIVKVLQDLKISSYTDKKWPGVYVKKKKICSLGFRIIKGCSLHGLSLNVNMNLTPFKYIDPCGNKNISMTQIKKFNKNISMKIIKDLFIKNFCIFFDYFIINN; this is translated from the coding sequence ATGAAAATCATTATACGACATTTAGGTTTATGTAATTGGTTAAATATAGAAAAAAATATGTATGTATTTACAAAAAATAGAGATAAAAACACTATTGATGAATTGTGGTTAGTTGAACATAATCCTGTCTTTACATATGGTATTTCAGAAAAAAAATATAATATTTCTCATATTCATGGAATACCAGTTTTTAATTCAATTAGAGGTGGAAAAATTACATATCATGGACCCGGTCAATTAACAGTTTATTTATTAATTAATTTACAAAGAAAAAAAATCAAATTTTATAAATTAGTACAAAAAATTGAAGTTGTAATAGTGAAAGTGCTACAAGATTTAAAAATATCATCATATACAGATAAAAAATGGCCGGGAGTATATGTAAAAAAAAAAAAAATTTGTTCTTTAGGCTTTAGAATTATAAAAGGTTGTTCCTTACATGGTTTATCTTTAAATGTAAATATGAATTTAACTCCATTTAAATATATTGATCCTTGTGGTAATAAAAATATATCAATGACACAAATAAAAAAATTTAATAAAAATATTTCTATGAAAATTATAAAAGATTTATTTATAAAAAATTTTTGTATTTTTTTTGATTATTTTATAATTAATAATTGA